From the genome of Pseudoxanthomonas sp., one region includes:
- a CDS encoding MvdC/MvdD family ATP grasp protein: protein MIVVISHPEDAHAMRVIRCLEERGEPVLLLDLAQLPRHATLTVDYRHGPRPQIRYRQADGTIHALHDASAVWWRRPQAPDLSEVTDPQTHLFTANEWNEALNGLWQLLQDARWMNEPNRDDAASRKARQLRVAAEVGLRTPRTLITSDPDEARGFIRDLAPRDVIYKTFSCTHAIWRETRMLREADHAQLDTVQVAPVIFQEYVPARADLRVTAVDGRLFPAAIAWTPRDGSIDFRRNVGEATITAEVLPKEVQDRVLALMERLGLVYGAIDLRRTPDDEYYFFEVNTAGEFLFIEDRTGLPIASAIADWLAERALSLPDAVPRASARRRAMPMDTIAS, encoded by the coding sequence ATGATCGTGGTGATCTCCCATCCGGAGGACGCGCACGCCATGCGCGTGATCCGTTGCCTGGAAGAGCGCGGCGAACCGGTGTTGCTGCTGGACCTGGCCCAGCTACCCCGACACGCCACGCTGACGGTGGACTACCGGCATGGGCCGCGTCCGCAGATCCGCTATCGACAGGCCGACGGCACGATCCATGCACTGCACGATGCGAGTGCCGTCTGGTGGCGGCGCCCGCAAGCGCCGGACCTGTCGGAGGTGACCGATCCGCAGACCCACCTGTTCACCGCCAACGAATGGAACGAAGCGCTGAACGGCCTGTGGCAGCTGCTGCAGGACGCACGCTGGATGAACGAGCCGAACCGCGATGACGCGGCATCGCGCAAGGCCCGCCAGTTGCGCGTGGCGGCCGAGGTCGGACTGCGCACGCCACGCACGCTGATCACCTCCGATCCGGACGAGGCGCGCGGCTTCATCCGCGACCTGGCGCCGCGGGATGTGATCTACAAGACCTTTTCGTGCACCCATGCCATCTGGCGCGAGACGCGCATGCTGCGGGAAGCGGACCACGCCCAGCTGGATACGGTGCAGGTCGCGCCAGTGATCTTCCAGGAGTACGTGCCCGCCCGCGCCGATCTCCGGGTCACCGCGGTCGACGGCAGGCTCTTCCCGGCCGCCATCGCGTGGACGCCGCGCGACGGCTCGATCGACTTCCGCCGCAACGTGGGCGAGGCGACGATCACGGCGGAGGTCCTGCCGAAGGAGGTACAGGACCGCGTGCTGGCGCTGATGGAGCGGCTCGGGCTGGTCTACGGCGCGATCGACCTGCGACGCACGCCGGACGACGAGTACTACTTCTTCGAGGTGAACACGGCGGGCGAATTCCTATTCATCGAGGACCGGACCGGCCTGCCCATCGCCTCGGCCATCGCCGACTGGTTGGCGGAGCGCGCGCTCAGCCTACCCGACGCAGTTCCACGCGCATCCGCGCGCCGCCGTGCGATGCCAATGGATACGATTGCGTCGTGA
- the legP gene encoding Dot/Icm T4SS effector Zinc-dependent metalloprotease LegP — MATKKNPPSRTAGSGSDDGGSGRSGEFRGAGPVRTALIRGDTFGVRPVQYVEVDGMAMFEGDIVLGTVEEVERMSDMLRQESASGVVHAVMISGAQFQWPNCRVPFTIDPGLPNQQRVTDAIAHWEANTRIRFVPRTTEADFVTFRPGSGCSAQVGRRGGQQFVNLAAGCTLGNTIHEIGHVVGLWHEQSREDRDTFVRINWEKIQSGFEHNFNQHITDGDDIGPYDYGSIMHYPLNAFSVDGSNTITPIGTVPPGTVIGQRAGLSAGDIAAVNSRCPAVTIKEPVKDNIADTRKEQIFDTRKEQIKDIRLDTRKELITDTLKEQIRDTVKEGVFDPGPTLAENVFTPGRPPIQVNPQITPQINPALAGSMPFAVATPHEATAGGAAGTAAELDNELHQLAEELARLDAARGSLQAQYDQTRALLEQMLRQDDGAAG; from the coding sequence ATGGCAACCAAGAAGAATCCCCCCTCGCGTACCGCAGGCAGCGGATCGGACGATGGCGGCAGCGGCAGGTCGGGCGAGTTCAGGGGCGCGGGCCCGGTGCGCACCGCGCTGATCCGCGGCGACACCTTCGGTGTCAGGCCGGTGCAGTACGTCGAAGTCGATGGCATGGCGATGTTCGAGGGCGACATCGTGCTGGGCACGGTGGAGGAGGTCGAGCGCATGTCGGACATGCTGCGCCAGGAAAGCGCATCGGGCGTCGTGCATGCGGTGATGATCTCCGGCGCGCAGTTCCAGTGGCCCAACTGCCGCGTGCCCTTCACCATCGACCCCGGCCTGCCCAACCAGCAGCGCGTGACCGACGCCATCGCCCACTGGGAGGCCAACACGCGCATCCGCTTCGTGCCCAGGACGACCGAAGCCGACTTCGTCACCTTCCGTCCCGGTTCGGGATGCTCGGCGCAGGTCGGCCGGCGTGGCGGCCAACAGTTCGTCAACCTCGCGGCGGGCTGCACGCTGGGCAACACGATCCACGAGATCGGCCATGTGGTCGGGCTGTGGCACGAACAGAGCCGCGAGGACCGCGACACGTTCGTCCGCATCAACTGGGAGAAGATCCAGTCCGGCTTCGAGCACAACTTCAACCAGCACATCACCGACGGCGACGACATCGGGCCCTACGACTACGGCTCGATCATGCATTACCCGCTGAACGCGTTCAGCGTGGACGGCAGCAACACCATCACGCCGATCGGCACGGTACCGCCCGGCACGGTGATCGGCCAGCGCGCCGGCCTGTCGGCCGGCGATATCGCCGCGGTCAATTCGCGCTGCCCCGCCGTGACCATCAAGGAACCGGTCAAGGACAACATCGCCGACACGCGCAAGGAGCAGATCTTCGATACGCGCAAGGAGCAGATCAAGGACATCCGGCTGGACACGCGCAAGGAGCTGATCACCGACACGCTGAAGGAACAGATCCGCGACACGGTCAAGGAAGGCGTGTTCGACCCCGGCCCGACGCTGGCCGAGAACGTGTTCACGCCGGGGCGGCCGCCCATCCAGGTGAACCCGCAGATCACGCCGCAGATCAATCCCGCGCTCGCCGGCAGCATGCCGTTCGCGGTGGCCACACCGCACGAGGCGACGGCCGGCGGCGCCGCGGGCACGGCGGCGGAGCTGGACAACGAACTGCATCAGCTGGCGGAGGAACTGGCGCGGCTGGATGCCGCCCGCGGTTCGCTGCAGGCGCAGTACGACCAGACCCGCGCGTTGCTGGAGCAGATGCTGCGCCAGGACGACGGCGCGGCCGGCTGA
- a CDS encoding XAC2610-related protein — translation MPGNTLSALVGLRFASPYALFRSTSVPPKVSAWATQHRRSVGPLGRWRQRIILSGVLIPAALSGCQAGFGSRAGPNPVVAIERLWTEKAPDDNGFMEIRLGEARIALASDGCSQKMISKLVCRNARLTVSTGHLPQQTLLLPEVWLPASPSSNGAVRTGFRGSSRFAFADDLYGIILSDISADGYEDLVAWSGADGNYGDPSYTYYLYDAKTQRLIENAHLAKLMQSHSISRLVDGRLVAWYRSGPCDRGEKLIGIRGNGAEILASRDYTTCGEHALDGDRISDDSWMRLEGERRQ, via the coding sequence ATGCCGGGCAATACGCTGTCAGCACTGGTGGGTTTGAGGTTTGCTTCTCCCTATGCGCTGTTTCGTTCTACTTCCGTTCCACCCAAGGTCAGTGCATGGGCGACGCAGCATCGACGAAGCGTTGGTCCTCTTGGTCGCTGGCGTCAGCGAATAATCCTCTCCGGCGTGCTCATTCCGGCAGCGCTTTCGGGATGTCAGGCAGGATTTGGTTCACGGGCTGGGCCTAATCCAGTCGTCGCAATTGAACGGCTGTGGACTGAAAAAGCGCCCGATGACAACGGATTCATGGAGATTCGTCTAGGCGAAGCGAGGATCGCTCTGGCCTCGGATGGTTGTTCTCAAAAAATGATCAGCAAGCTTGTATGCCGTAATGCCCGCCTGACGGTTTCAACTGGGCATTTGCCTCAACAAACTCTCCTGCTTCCGGAAGTCTGGCTTCCAGCATCGCCATCCTCGAATGGCGCTGTCAGGACCGGTTTCCGTGGATCTTCCCGCTTCGCGTTTGCCGACGATCTGTACGGCATCATCCTGTCCGACATCAGTGCAGATGGATACGAGGACCTGGTGGCCTGGAGCGGTGCGGATGGCAATTACGGGGATCCGTCATACACCTACTATCTGTATGACGCGAAGACCCAGCGTCTGATCGAGAACGCTCACCTGGCGAAGTTGATGCAGTCGCATTCGATCTCGAGGCTGGTCGACGGTCGACTTGTCGCCTGGTACCGCAGCGGTCCGTGTGATCGCGGCGAGAAGCTGATTGGCATACGAGGGAACGGTGCCGAGATTCTCGCTAGCAGGGACTACACCACGTGCGGAGAGCATGCGTTGGATGGCGACCGGATATCCGATGATTCATGGATGAGGTTGGAGGGAGAGCGACGTCAATGA
- a CDS encoding peptidoglycan-binding protein — MSDGYGLSGASPVTRDQAVRLIVQTCLEERVTDERQIAYVLATAQHESQNFTSLEENHGRKQAAKIGYRGGERDGYASGEEYFGRGYAHLTHWGNYRDLGQALGRGDELAREPALAASPELASRILVVGMRDGLFTGRGLDDYIEGQRVDYLNARRIVNGTDQAANIAALARDWEPAISDLVGSVQRDGVDLRLTQEALNAELPLQRGVANERTFELQQYLVALAITDDAGNPLSPDGDFGRSTEQAVSAYQRMTGIEPRTGRVDQALFDRIQDEVMQGNPDFRLKTMMDLHGPLNDKVLGPGDRGDAVAELQEQLQGLGFRGPQGQPLGGSRSYDTATLEATRRFQQGADIAPADGLADERTRDAINARALEQGLPEATEAARRRELREAQQPLHQPVPGRDNGAQGYQEGHHDVPRLFDEASVERYFAAVMSGDAAASDRVATEFARSAEGREMAQQGERWLAQHQAAEQVASQDRQMVR; from the coding sequence ATGAGTGATGGATATGGATTGAGTGGGGCATCTCCGGTCACTCGCGACCAGGCAGTTCGTCTGATCGTGCAGACATGTCTCGAAGAGCGTGTTACTGACGAGCGTCAGATCGCCTATGTCCTGGCGACGGCGCAGCATGAGAGCCAGAACTTCACCAGTCTGGAAGAGAATCATGGTAGGAAGCAGGCCGCCAAGATCGGCTACCGGGGCGGCGAAAGAGATGGTTACGCTAGCGGTGAGGAGTACTTCGGCCGCGGTTATGCCCACCTTACCCATTGGGGGAACTATCGCGATCTCGGCCAAGCGTTGGGCAGGGGCGACGAGCTGGCGCGTGAGCCTGCTCTTGCTGCGTCCCCGGAGCTGGCTTCGAGGATTCTCGTCGTCGGCATGCGCGATGGCCTTTTTACGGGTCGTGGGCTGGACGATTACATTGAAGGGCAGCGTGTCGACTATCTCAATGCGCGACGGATCGTCAATGGCACCGATCAGGCGGCGAACATTGCTGCACTCGCGCGCGATTGGGAGCCGGCCATAAGCGATCTCGTCGGCTCGGTTCAGCGGGACGGTGTGGATCTAAGGCTGACGCAAGAGGCGCTCAATGCGGAACTGCCGCTCCAGCGTGGTGTCGCGAACGAGCGTACCTTCGAGCTGCAGCAGTACCTTGTTGCGTTGGCCATTACCGACGATGCGGGCAATCCATTGTCGCCGGACGGCGACTTCGGACGATCGACCGAGCAGGCTGTTAGTGCCTACCAGCGTATGACGGGGATCGAGCCACGAACTGGAAGGGTGGATCAAGCACTTTTTGACAGGATTCAGGACGAGGTCATGCAAGGTAATCCGGACTTCAGACTGAAAACCATGATGGACCTGCATGGGCCTTTGAACGATAAAGTCCTCGGTCCCGGTGATCGTGGCGACGCCGTTGCCGAGCTCCAGGAACAGTTGCAAGGACTCGGTTTTCGCGGGCCACAGGGGCAGCCGCTAGGCGGCAGTCGCAGCTACGACACTGCTACGTTGGAGGCCACTCGCCGGTTCCAGCAAGGCGCCGATATAGCCCCGGCCGACGGATTGGCCGACGAACGTACACGCGATGCGATCAATGCCCGCGCGCTCGAGCAAGGGCTGCCGGAAGCGACCGAAGCAGCGCGTCGCAGGGAGCTCAGGGAGGCGCAGCAGCCGCTGCATCAGCCTGTGCCGGGGAGAGATAACGGCGCGCAAGGCTATCAAGAGGGGCATCACGACGTACCTCGTCTGTTCGACGAAGCGTCGGTAGAACGCTACTTCGCCGCCGTCATGTCCGGCGACGCCGCTGCCTCGGACCGCGTGGCGACCGAGTTCGCACGCTCGGCGGAAGGTAGGGAGATGGCGCAACAGGGCGAGCGGTGGCTCGCGCAGCACCAGGCGGCCGAACAGGTCGCGTCGCAGGATCGCCAGATGGTGCGCTAG
- a CDS encoding L,D-transpeptidase family protein: protein MPLRSLTAAALALVCISSLAAEARTLATQANDPMTKTGVAGLLRAQVLLDRAHFSPGEIDGQAGSNQRRALRGYQATKGLQVTGELDAATWDALNAGAAPVLVAYTLTAEDVGGPYAPIPDDMMAQAKQTSLGFESVHEALGERFHVAPALLETLNPGADFSRAGTRILVPNVADIGPPPKAAKVLVDKSDATLTLLDAAGKRVAQFPVSSGSKKDPLPLGEWKIVATAVDPTFHYNPKLFWDADPSHAKATLPAGPNNPVGTRWIDLSRPHFGLHGTPSPATVGKAQSYGCVRLTNWDVERVAAAVSPALTVVTQE, encoded by the coding sequence ATGCCCCTGCGAAGCCTCACCGCCGCCGCGCTCGCCCTGGTCTGCATCTCCTCGCTGGCAGCCGAAGCCCGGACGCTCGCAACGCAGGCCAACGATCCGATGACGAAGACCGGCGTGGCGGGCCTGCTGCGCGCACAGGTGTTGCTCGACCGCGCCCACTTCTCGCCGGGGGAGATCGATGGCCAGGCCGGCTCCAACCAGCGGCGCGCGCTGCGCGGTTACCAGGCCACGAAGGGCCTGCAGGTCACGGGCGAACTGGATGCGGCCACGTGGGATGCCCTGAACGCAGGCGCCGCGCCCGTGCTCGTCGCGTACACACTGACGGCGGAAGATGTCGGTGGCCCGTACGCGCCCATTCCGGACGACATGATGGCGCAGGCCAAACAGACCTCGCTCGGTTTCGAATCGGTGCACGAGGCCCTGGGTGAACGTTTCCACGTGGCGCCCGCGCTACTGGAGACGTTGAATCCCGGCGCGGACTTCAGCAGGGCGGGTACCCGGATTCTGGTGCCGAACGTCGCGGACATCGGCCCACCGCCGAAGGCGGCGAAGGTGCTCGTGGACAAGTCCGACGCCACGTTGACCCTGCTCGACGCCGCAGGCAAGCGCGTGGCGCAGTTCCCGGTGTCGTCCGGCAGCAAGAAGGATCCGCTGCCGCTGGGCGAATGGAAGATCGTGGCGACCGCCGTCGATCCCACCTTCCACTACAACCCGAAGCTGTTCTGGGACGCGGACCCGTCGCACGCCAAGGCGACCCTGCCCGCGGGCCCGAACAATCCGGTGGGCACGCGCTGGATCGATCTGTCCCGGCCGCACTTCGGCCTGCACGGCACGCCGTCGCCGGCGACCGTGGGCAAGGCGCAGTCGTATGGCTGCGTGCGGCTCACCAACTGGGATGTCGAACGCGTGGCCGCCGCCGTGTCGCCCGCGCTCACCGTCGTGACGCAGGAATGA
- a CDS encoding M23 family metallopeptidase yields the protein MKYVLALLLVLGAGVLVWRGVEIVPTPRAMPTAGADRSAPAASPAVTASDTAPAGSASTGIAVAAPAPVPSPSVPVPAATHASSLLIPVQGARAADLRDTFSDARSEGRSHDAIDIMAPRGTPVVAVADGHVEKLFTSERGGLTVYQFEPSGRYAYYYAHLDRYADGLAEQQTIRRGQVIGYLGFTGNASPDAPHLHFAIFQLGPERRWWEGTAINPYPLLTTP from the coding sequence ATGAAGTACGTGCTGGCGTTGCTGCTGGTGCTCGGTGCGGGCGTGCTGGTGTGGCGCGGTGTGGAGATCGTGCCCACGCCGCGCGCCATGCCCACTGCGGGCGCAGACCGATCTGCGCCGGCCGCTTCTCCGGCCGTGACCGCGTCGGACACGGCCCCCGCAGGTTCGGCCAGCACAGGCATCGCGGTTGCCGCGCCCGCACCCGTGCCATCGCCCTCCGTGCCGGTGCCCGCAGCGACGCATGCGTCATCCCTGCTCATTCCGGTGCAGGGCGCTCGCGCGGCAGACCTCCGCGACACCTTCAGCGATGCCCGAAGCGAAGGGCGCTCGCACGATGCGATCGACATCATGGCCCCGCGCGGCACGCCTGTCGTCGCCGTGGCCGATGGTCATGTGGAAAAACTGTTCACCAGCGAACGCGGCGGCCTGACGGTCTACCAGTTCGAGCCGAGCGGCCGCTACGCGTACTACTACGCCCACCTCGACCGTTACGCCGACGGCCTGGCGGAGCAGCAGACCATCCGGCGCGGGCAGGTGATCGGCTACTTGGGTTTCACCGGCAACGCCAGCCCGGACGCACCGCACCTGCACTTCGCGATCTTCCAACTCGGTCCCGAGCGCCGCTGGTGGGAAGGTACGGCCATCAACCCGTATCCGCTGCTGACGACGCCCTGA
- a CDS encoding GNAT family N-acetyltransferase, with product MKKNDLQMKTDWRFEESEQRRHYVIEPWLDGRRVGRAHGWFEPGETFVLEKIEIDSRQRSRGYGSTVIEQLRQKAREKACRELVINNVRSSNHRAIALYEAMGAKAVPLSASLYAFVISPP from the coding sequence TTGAAGAAGAACGATCTCCAGATGAAAACCGACTGGCGCTTCGAAGAGAGCGAGCAGCGGCGGCACTATGTCATCGAGCCATGGCTCGATGGCCGCCGCGTAGGTCGTGCGCATGGCTGGTTCGAGCCCGGCGAGACCTTCGTGCTGGAGAAGATCGAGATCGATTCAAGGCAGCGCTCACGTGGCTATGGCAGTACGGTGATCGAGCAGTTGCGACAGAAAGCGCGCGAAAAGGCGTGCCGCGAGCTGGTCATCAACAACGTGCGCTCCAGCAACCACCGGGCCATCGCGCTGTATGAGGCCATGGGCGCGAAGGCTGTCCCGCTGTCGGCAAGCCTCTACGCGTTTGTCATCTCGCCGCCGTAG
- a CDS encoding asparaginase domain-containing protein: MDELLIVTTGGTIDKIYFDDKSDYQIGDPQIGMILRELGVTFRFTVIPILRKDSLHITGEDRELIRATIAAQPTKHVLVTHGTDSMVQTGHVLASIPDKTIVMTGALSPARFRGSDAEFNIGCAIGAVQSLPSGVYIAMNGRIWDPAKVRKNVAANRFEAV, translated from the coding sequence ATGGACGAGCTGCTGATCGTCACCACCGGTGGCACGATCGACAAGATCTACTTCGACGACAAGTCCGACTACCAGATCGGCGATCCGCAGATCGGCATGATCCTGCGCGAGCTGGGCGTGACGTTCCGCTTCACCGTCATCCCGATCCTGCGCAAGGACTCGCTGCACATCACCGGCGAGGATCGCGAGCTGATCCGCGCCACCATCGCGGCGCAGCCGACGAAGCATGTGCTGGTCACGCACGGAACCGACAGCATGGTGCAGACGGGCCACGTGCTGGCGTCGATTCCGGACAAGACCATCGTGATGACCGGCGCGCTCAGCCCGGCCCGGTTCCGCGGCTCGGACGCCGAGTTCAACATCGGCTGCGCGATCGGCGCGGTGCAGTCGCTGCCGTCGGGCGTGTACATCGCCATGAACGGGCGGATCTGGGATCCGGCGAAGGTGCGGAAGAATGTAGCGGCGAACCGGTTCGAGGCGGTTTGA
- a CDS encoding DUF2069 domain-containing protein — MDRSRLLLAALLQLLAILYAAWFWGDRQYTLALLVFALPPILLMIGVMARRRTAAFWAGVFALFWFSHAVMVAWADPVKAKFAWVGIVLSIGIVLATSWPAFAKRFGRKP; from the coding sequence ATGGACCGCTCCCGTCTCCTGCTCGCGGCCCTGCTGCAACTGCTCGCCATCCTGTACGCGGCGTGGTTCTGGGGCGACCGCCAGTACACGCTCGCCCTGCTGGTGTTCGCGCTGCCGCCGATCCTGCTGATGATCGGGGTGATGGCGCGCCGGCGCACGGCGGCGTTCTGGGCCGGCGTGTTCGCGCTGTTCTGGTTCTCGCACGCGGTAATGGTGGCGTGGGCCGACCCGGTGAAGGCGAAGTTCGCCTGGGTGGGCATCGTGCTGTCCATCGGCATCGTGCTGGCGACCAGCTGGCCCGCGTTCGCCAAGCGCTTCGGTCGGAAGCCTTGA
- the wrbA gene encoding NAD(P)H:quinone oxidoreductase: protein MPEILVLYYSRGGSVAKLARQIARGVGEVDGMSARLRTVPPVAAVTQQAAPPVPEDGAPYVDRQDLAECAGLILGSPTRFGNMAAPVKHFIDGLGAEWASGTLVGKPAAVFTSTATQHGGQESTLLSMQVPLLHHGCVIVGIPFTEPQLSSTRTGGTPYGASHVAGGDDDPQPSDDEAALARALGRRVADIARRLEVR, encoded by the coding sequence ATGCCCGAGATCCTGGTGCTCTACTACAGCCGCGGCGGCTCCGTGGCGAAGCTGGCGCGACAGATCGCGCGCGGCGTGGGCGAAGTGGACGGGATGTCCGCGCGTCTGCGCACGGTGCCGCCGGTGGCGGCGGTGACCCAGCAGGCCGCACCGCCGGTACCCGAGGACGGGGCGCCGTACGTGGACCGGCAGGACCTGGCCGAGTGCGCCGGCCTGATCCTCGGCAGTCCCACCCGCTTCGGCAACATGGCCGCCCCGGTCAAGCACTTCATCGACGGCCTGGGCGCCGAGTGGGCCAGCGGCACGCTGGTCGGCAAGCCGGCGGCGGTGTTCACGTCCACTGCCACCCAGCATGGGGGACAGGAATCCACCCTGCTCTCGATGCAGGTGCCGCTGCTGCACCACGGCTGCGTGATCGTCGGCATCCCCTTCACCGAGCCGCAACTCAGCAGCACCCGCACCGGCGGCACGCCGTACGGCGCCAGCCATGTCGCCGGCGGCGACGACGACCCGCAGCCCAGCGATGACGAAGCCGCGCTCGCGCGCGCGCTCGGTCGCCGCGTGGCGGATATCGCCCGTCGGTTGGAGGTGCGCTGA
- a CDS encoding YihY family inner membrane protein translates to MEPLDSLNRWTDRVRDRARMGTFFRFLAKRFLDDRLFQAAGSLAYTTLFALVPLAMVVFGVLSAFPVFQEWSAQLRDYIFANFLPGAAAGLKAKLDGFLANTGKLTAVGVIALVVSLLITLNSIEATFNRIWRVRSARPKLSRFLVYWTVLTLGALMAAASLALSARFYALPVFATSGGKWLQTLSLSVAPVLIELAAIVVIYRVVPHRTIKWRYAVAGALLATVLLELAKWGLGVYLGSFNTYQKIYGAVAAAPILLLWIFLCWVAVLLGASLASGMAAFRYQPVALRLPLGYELYGLLRMLGRFAQAREHGKGLHSDQILAMEPMLTDSLIQQMLGQLAEINLLRRDEEGEWLLARDLDDLTLCDLYEACQLRIPVAEAHLPFRDDALGRAARDALDDLRVPLRELLKKRVSDLFTESPQEPA, encoded by the coding sequence ATGGAGCCCCTGGACTCGTTGAACCGCTGGACCGACCGCGTGCGCGACCGCGCACGCATGGGCACCTTCTTCCGTTTCCTCGCCAAGCGCTTCCTGGACGACCGCCTGTTCCAGGCCGCCGGTTCGCTGGCCTACACCACGCTGTTCGCGCTGGTGCCGCTGGCGATGGTGGTGTTCGGCGTGCTGTCCGCGTTCCCCGTGTTCCAGGAATGGAGCGCGCAGCTGCGCGACTACATCTTCGCCAACTTCCTGCCGGGCGCGGCGGCCGGCCTGAAGGCGAAGCTGGACGGTTTCCTGGCCAATACGGGCAAGCTGACCGCGGTGGGCGTGATCGCGCTGGTGGTGTCGCTGCTGATCACGCTCAACAGCATCGAGGCCACGTTCAACCGCATCTGGCGCGTGCGCAGCGCGCGGCCGAAGCTGTCGCGCTTCCTGGTCTACTGGACCGTGCTGACGCTGGGCGCGCTGATGGCGGCCGCCTCGCTGGCACTGTCGGCGCGTTTCTATGCGCTGCCGGTGTTCGCCACCAGCGGCGGCAAGTGGCTGCAGACGCTGTCGCTGAGCGTGGCCCCGGTGCTGATCGAGCTGGCGGCCATCGTGGTGATCTACCGCGTGGTGCCGCACCGGACCATCAAGTGGCGCTATGCGGTGGCCGGCGCGCTGCTGGCCACCGTGCTGCTGGAGCTGGCCAAGTGGGGCCTGGGCGTGTACCTGGGCAGTTTCAACACCTACCAGAAGATCTATGGCGCGGTGGCGGCGGCGCCCATCCTGCTGCTGTGGATCTTCCTGTGCTGGGTGGCGGTGCTGCTGGGCGCGTCGCTGGCCTCGGGCATGGCCGCCTTCCGCTACCAGCCGGTGGCGCTGCGGCTGCCGCTGGGCTACGAGCTGTACGGGCTGCTGCGCATGCTGGGCCGCTTCGCGCAGGCGCGCGAGCACGGCAAGGGGCTGCACAGCGACCAGATCCTGGCGATGGAACCGATGCTGACCGATTCGCTGATCCAGCAGATGCTCGGCCAACTCGCCGAGATCAACCTGCTGCGCCGCGACGAGGAAGGCGAATGGCTGCTGGCGCGCGACCTGGACGACCTGACGCTGTGCGACCTGTACGAAGCCTGCCAACTGCGCATCCCGGTCGCCGAAGCGCACCTGCCGTTCCGCGACGATGCGCTGGGCCGTGCGGCGCGCGACGCACTGGACGACCTGCGCGTCCCCTTGCGCGAACTGCTGAAAAAGCGCGTCAGCGACCTGTTCACCGAATCCCCCCAGGAGCCTGCATGA
- a CDS encoding TlpA disulfide reductase family protein has translation MKPVTSLSLAVALSLAACNAGSAPAEVAGPAIEAHVQDVDPDAEKPAERTAEVPTLQVKTLEGADYTLAAHRGRWVVVNFWATWCAPCLKEMPDLSALDKDNDHIEVIGLAYEEIEADDLKAFLKERPVVYPIAILDVYNPPADFATPRGLPLTYLIAPDGKVAKQFLGPVTGKEIEAAIAEAGGPKAKA, from the coding sequence ATGAAGCCCGTTACCTCCCTGTCGCTGGCCGTGGCGTTGTCGCTGGCCGCCTGCAATGCGGGTTCCGCCCCGGCCGAGGTGGCGGGGCCGGCCATCGAGGCGCACGTGCAGGATGTCGACCCCGACGCCGAGAAGCCGGCCGAGCGCACGGCGGAGGTCCCGACGCTGCAGGTGAAGACGCTGGAGGGCGCCGACTACACGCTCGCCGCGCACCGTGGCCGCTGGGTGGTGGTGAATTTCTGGGCTACCTGGTGTGCGCCCTGCCTGAAGGAAATGCCCGACCTGTCCGCGCTGGACAAGGACAACGACCATATCGAAGTGATCGGGTTGGCCTACGAAGAGATCGAGGCCGACGACCTCAAGGCCTTCCTGAAGGAACGGCCGGTGGTGTATCCCATCGCCATCCTCGATGTGTACAACCCGCCGGCCGATTTCGCCACGCCGCGCGGCCTGCCGCTCACCTATCTCATCGCGCCGGACGGCAAGGTGGCCAAGCAGTTCCTCGGCCCGGTGACGGGCAAGGAGATCGAGGCCGCCATCGCTGAGGCGGGCGGTCCGAAAGCGAAGGCGTGA
- a CDS encoding acylphosphatase, translating into MAAARFLVSGKVQGVFFRASTRERALDLGLSGRATNLPDGRVEVIAEGDADALDALEAWLRHGPPSARVDGVARSDWNGPVNAGFVTG; encoded by the coding sequence ATGGCGGCGGCGCGCTTCCTGGTCAGCGGCAAGGTGCAGGGCGTGTTCTTCCGCGCGTCCACCCGCGAGCGTGCGCTGGACCTGGGGCTGTCGGGTCGTGCGACCAACCTGCCGGATGGCCGCGTGGAAGTGATCGCCGAGGGCGATGCCGATGCGCTCGATGCACTGGAGGCCTGGCTGCGGCACGGACCGCCCTCGGCCCGCGTGGACGGCGTGGCGCGCAGCGACTGGAACGGGCCCGTCAACGCCGGTTTCGTGACCGGCTGA